A genomic region of Bactrocera dorsalis isolate Fly_Bdor chromosome 3, ASM2337382v1, whole genome shotgun sequence contains the following coding sequences:
- the LOC105233676 gene encoding odorant receptor 43a isoform X1, translating into MVTAVVDNPMLSVNVKLWQFLSVLFARDWRRCVALVAPVCLMNAMQFVYLYQQWGDLSTFILNTFFAVSVFNALLRTCLIIKNRDKFEALMEELVTLYDDIQDSDDDYAKSVLAAATKSARNISIFNLSASFSDLIVAMAYPLFQQQRVHPFGVALPGIDVTRSPLYELIYIGQLSFPFTLSSMYMPYVSSFATFSMFGKAALQILQNNLRNLCDNMKSKTEEELFEILRKNIAYHARIARYVSDFNELVTYMVLIEFLLFSCVICSLLFCINITTSTAEKISIVMYIGTMLYVLFTYYWQANGVLEMSLLVSDAAYEMQWYNCSPHFKRTLLIFIARTQNPLQIRVGQMHPMTMEVFQSLLNNAYSYFTLLHNLYND; encoded by the exons ATGGTCACCGCGGTCGTAGACAATCCGATGCTCTCAGTCAATGTGAAGCTGTGGCAGTTCCTCTCCGTGCTCTTTGCACGCGATTGGCGGCGCTGTGTCGCTTTAGTGGCACCCGTCTGCCTAATGAATGCAATGCAGTTCGTTTATTTGTATCAACAATGGGGTGATTTGTCCACTTTCATATTGAATACCTTCTTTGCGGTCTCCGTTTTCAACGCCTTGCTGCGTACGTGCCTTATTATTAAGAATCGAGATAAATTTGAAGCGCTGATGGAAGAATTGGTAACACTATACGACGATATACAA gATTCGGATGATGATTATGCGAAGAGCGTGCTGGCTGCAGCCACAAAAAGCGCAcgaaatatttccattttcaatTTGTCAGCTTCGTTCTCCGATTTAATTGTGGCAATGGCATATCCACTTTTTCAGCAACAGAGAG TTCATCCTTTTGGCGTTGCATTACCCGGCATCGATGTCACACGCTCTCCACTCTATGAGCTCATCTATATCGGTCAATTATCTTTCCCGTTCACTCTGTCCAGCATGTATATGCCCTATGTAAGTTCATTCGCCACTTTCTCCATGTTCGGGAAGGCAGCACTACAGATATTACAAAATAACCTCAGAAATCTATGCGATAATATGAAAAGTAAAACTGAAGAAGAACTCTTCGAAATACTACGAAAGAATATCGCCTATCATGCGAGAATCGCTAG atATGTGAGTGACTTCAATGAATTGGTTACCTATATGGTACTCATCGAATTTCTGCTCTTCAGTTGCGTTATTTGCTCGCTGCTCTTTTGCATCAATATT ACAACCTCCACGGCAGAGAAGATTTCCATTGTCATGTATATTGGCACAATGCTGTATGTGCTCTTCACCTATTACTGGCAAGCCAATGGAGTTTTAGAAATG AGCCTCCTCGTCTCAGATGCGGCTTACGAAATGCAATGGTACAATTGTAGTCCACATTTCAAGAGAACTCTACTCATATTCATTGCACGCACGCAAAATCCGTTACAG ATCCGCGTTGGTCAGATGCACCCAATGACAATGGAAGTATTTCAATCACTGCTTAATAACGCGTACTCCTATTTTACGCTTTTGCATAATCTTTATAATGATTAA